One Yoonia sp. BS5-3 genomic window carries:
- a CDS encoding flagellar hook-basal body complex protein yields the protein MTISSSLNASVAGLAANASRLATISDNISNSSTYGYKRAVTDFESMVIESGQGTYSAGGVRVTSSRLIDERGALVSTSNPTDLAVRGRGMLPVTTEASVAIDNGENPLFLTTTGSFRTDAQGYLRSPGGMVLLGVPAEPDGTIPNYPRDSVDGLVPIQINANQFAGEPTTNIDLSVNLPATSTREGAAGDAETLSIEYFDNLGASSNLLFTFTPTVPATGASNEWTMVIQDSESDVDADDVPDIIGEYTLTFDDSRGGGGTLASVDFSDPLAPVGGAYDTTSGVITVDVNGGPMDINIGELGSSLGLTQLSDAFAPVAISKNGTPVGSLTSIEVDENGFVRASFDIGINRVLYQIPLVDVPNVNGLETLDQQVYSVTPDSGTFFMWDAGDGPTGDIVGYAREESATDVAGELTELIQTQRAYSSNAKVIQTVDEMLQETTNIKR from the coding sequence ATGACGATATCCTCTTCCTTGAACGCAAGTGTGGCTGGCTTGGCGGCGAACGCATCGCGGCTCGCTACGATTTCGGACAATATTTCGAACTCATCCACCTATGGCTACAAACGTGCGGTCACCGATTTCGAATCCATGGTGATTGAAAGCGGCCAAGGAACCTATTCGGCAGGCGGTGTGCGGGTCACATCCTCGCGGTTGATTGATGAACGCGGTGCCCTGGTATCAACGTCGAACCCCACTGATCTTGCCGTGCGAGGCCGCGGTATGCTGCCCGTCACGACCGAGGCATCTGTCGCCATCGACAATGGTGAAAACCCGCTATTCCTAACAACGACCGGTTCATTCCGCACTGATGCGCAGGGTTATCTACGCAGCCCTGGCGGCATGGTGCTTTTGGGTGTTCCTGCCGAACCTGACGGCACCATCCCGAATTATCCGCGTGATTCTGTTGATGGCCTTGTGCCCATCCAGATCAATGCAAACCAATTTGCAGGTGAACCGACGACAAATATCGACCTGTCAGTGAACTTGCCCGCCACCTCAACCCGCGAAGGCGCAGCTGGCGATGCCGAGACCCTGTCGATCGAATATTTCGACAACCTTGGCGCCTCTTCCAACCTGCTGTTTACCTTCACGCCGACTGTTCCAGCGACTGGCGCCTCAAATGAATGGACGATGGTTATTCAAGACAGCGAATCGGATGTCGATGCAGATGACGTGCCCGATATTATCGGTGAATACACCCTGACATTTGACGATTCCCGCGGGGGTGGCGGGACATTGGCCTCGGTCGACTTCTCCGACCCGCTTGCCCCTGTCGGCGGAGCTTATGATACCACATCCGGGGTGATCACAGTCGACGTCAATGGTGGGCCGATGGACATCAATATTGGTGAGCTGGGCAGTTCGCTTGGCCTGACCCAATTGTCGGATGCATTTGCGCCCGTCGCCATTTCCAAGAACGGCACGCCCGTTGGCAGCCTGACATCCATCGAGGTAGATGAAAACGGGTTTGTCCGGGCCTCATTTGATATCGGGATTAACCGGGTGCTTTATCAAATCCCGCTAGTCGACGTTCCCAATGTGAACGGTCTCGAGACGCTTGATCAGCAGGTTTACAGCGTCACACCGGACAGCGGCACATTCTTTATGTGGGATGCCGGTGACGGACCGACCGGGGATATCGTGGGTTACGCGCGCGAAGAATCTGCGACTGATGTCGCCGGTGAGTTGACCGAGTTGATCCAGACACAGCGCGCTTATTCGTCAAACGCCAAAGTTATCCAGACGGTAGATGAAATGCTGCAGGAAACCACAAACATCAAACGTTAA
- a CDS encoding flagellar basal body P-ring protein FlgI, which translates to MKFRLFLAALLFVIPAIGHATPIRIKDLVEFDGVRSNDLVGYGLVVGLNGTGDGLRNSPFTEEILSNILERLGVNVTGEQFRPNNVAAVLVTASLPPFARAGSPIDVTVSAIGDANSLLGGTLIMTPLNAADGDIYAVAQGTIIAGGASATGDGASVVQGVPTSGVIPSGATVEREVAFDFTEMTTLRLALRTPDFTTAGRIEQAINLNFERVVAVMLDAGTVELNIAATRMPSPAHAMGRIENILVEPERRARVVVDQRSGTIVMGEDVRISRVAVSQGNLTLRIQETPLVSQPNPFAPGETVIVPRTDAALIDEPGIGLAEVPEGTSLSEVVAGLNALGVAPRDMIDILKSIKASGALHAEFIVR; encoded by the coding sequence ATGAAGTTTCGTTTGTTTTTAGCTGCGCTCTTGTTTGTCATTCCTGCCATAGGGCACGCAACACCTATCCGCATAAAGGATTTGGTCGAATTTGATGGTGTGCGTTCAAATGACCTGGTTGGCTACGGTTTGGTCGTTGGCTTGAATGGCACTGGCGATGGATTGCGAAATTCGCCATTTACCGAAGAAATCCTTAGCAACATTTTGGAACGCTTAGGTGTCAACGTGACAGGTGAGCAGTTCCGTCCCAACAACGTGGCTGCAGTTTTGGTGACAGCAAGTCTGCCGCCATTTGCACGCGCGGGCAGTCCAATTGACGTGACGGTTTCGGCCATCGGCGATGCCAATAGTCTTTTGGGGGGCACCCTGATCATGACGCCGCTGAACGCGGCCGATGGTGACATTTACGCGGTGGCGCAGGGCACGATCATCGCTGGGGGTGCTTCGGCAACCGGGGATGGAGCATCCGTTGTGCAGGGGGTGCCAACCTCTGGCGTTATCCCATCTGGTGCAACTGTTGAGCGCGAGGTCGCCTTTGACTTCACCGAAATGACGACGCTTAGACTGGCGCTGCGCACGCCCGACTTCACGACGGCGGGGCGCATCGAGCAGGCTATTAATCTAAACTTTGAACGAGTTGTCGCCGTTATGTTGGATGCAGGCACTGTCGAATTGAACATTGCTGCGACGCGCATGCCGTCACCTGCACATGCAATGGGGCGTATTGAAAACATTCTGGTCGAACCAGAACGCCGCGCGCGGGTCGTTGTTGACCAACGCTCGGGGACGATCGTCATGGGTGAGGATGTCAGAATAAGCCGGGTGGCTGTCAGTCAGGGAAACCTGACGCTGCGTATTCAAGAAACACCGTTGGTTTCACAACCCAATCCGTTTGCGCCTGGCGAAACGGTCATCGTGCCTCGGACTGATGCGGCATTGATTGATGAACCTGGCATCGGGTTGGCCGAGGTGCCGGAGGGCACATCACTGAGCGAAGTTGTCGCGGGTTTGAACGCGCTCGGTGTTGCGCCACGTGATATGATTGACATTTTGAAGAGCATCAAGGCGAGCGGTGCCTTGCATGCAGAGTTCATTGTCAGATGA
- the idi gene encoding isopentenyl-diphosphate Delta-isomerase, protein MTIMIPAWENGVLKPVEKLEAHQRGLKHKAVSVFVMHQGRVLIQQRAMAKYHTPGLWANSCCTHPAWDESPADCALRRLEEELGIKGIFPFHRDEIEYRADVGNGLIEHEVVQVYVAEAPHDLQIQPNPDEVMAIRWIDYYDLCADVARHPARYTPWLRIYLQDYSAAIFGDMTRAS, encoded by the coding sequence ATGACAATTATGATCCCGGCCTGGGAAAACGGCGTCTTAAAGCCCGTCGAAAAGCTTGAAGCGCATCAACGCGGGCTGAAACATAAAGCTGTCAGCGTTTTTGTGATGCATCAGGGCCGGGTCTTGATTCAGCAGCGCGCCATGGCGAAGTATCACACGCCCGGGCTTTGGGCGAACAGCTGTTGTACCCACCCCGCATGGGATGAAAGCCCGGCCGATTGCGCCTTGCGCCGTCTTGAAGAAGAGCTTGGAATAAAAGGCATTTTCCCGTTCCACCGCGATGAAATTGAATATCGGGCCGATGTGGGGAATGGGCTGATCGAGCATGAGGTGGTACAGGTCTATGTCGCCGAAGCCCCGCATGATCTGCAGATTCAGCCCAACCCTGATGAGGTGATGGCGATCCGCTGGATCGATTACTACGATCTGTGCGCCGATGTGGCCCGGCACCCGGCGCGCTACACACCGTGGCTGCGGATTTATTTGCAAGACTACAGCGCTGCGATTTTCGGGGATATGACACGGGCAAGCTAG
- a CDS encoding MFS transporter — MIQTILNSWNDRLLRLAFLCILLMGAAVASIVPFQSIIGIERLGLSDAAYAAISILGSGFSVAASILVGIFSDQTGRYREVLIGSIIAGLLAACCMFFVPTQASFILVHMVLFPISATAFTQYFALASLAARRNNRLDKEFSLSMIRAAFAGSFALTPPIWAIIVAGGVDLLVVYGFIAAVNVLVLVIVIRGWPRENTSQTEEKSGISLFAALGELAAFPLLIRLVLIAVIVGMNGLYNILLGLLVVNNLGGTESDVGWFAGGVALTEVPVMLMSALLIRRLTRRGAIFLGAMVYVAFLIALAMIPSMAIAWWLIIPAGIGAGILLSITVGYIQDLVAHRAGAGSALVSVSHFGGMIFASVILAAGSVVTDYVGIALIGAAIGFVAGLSLFVIDRPKADIQADTAI; from the coding sequence ATGATTCAAACGATCCTCAACTCTTGGAATGACCGGCTGCTGCGCCTGGCCTTTCTGTGCATTTTGCTGATGGGGGCGGCTGTTGCCTCGATCGTGCCGTTCCAGTCCATCATCGGGATTGAGCGACTTGGCCTGTCCGATGCCGCCTATGCTGCGATCTCAATCTTGGGGTCGGGCTTTAGCGTGGCTGCGTCGATCCTGGTGGGGATATTCTCGGACCAGACCGGGCGCTACCGCGAGGTTCTGATCGGATCGATCATCGCTGGATTGCTGGCGGCCTGCTGTATGTTCTTCGTCCCAACACAGGCCAGTTTCATCCTGGTCCATATGGTGCTGTTTCCCATCAGCGCGACGGCTTTCACCCAATACTTTGCCCTTGCCAGCCTGGCAGCCCGCCGCAATAACCGGTTGGACAAGGAATTCAGCCTTTCCATGATCCGGGCCGCCTTTGCCGGTTCATTTGCGCTTACCCCGCCAATATGGGCAATCATCGTGGCGGGCGGCGTTGATCTGCTTGTTGTTTACGGCTTTATCGCAGCGGTGAATGTGCTGGTTCTGGTCATCGTGATCCGCGGATGGCCGCGCGAGAATACATCCCAAACCGAGGAAAAATCTGGCATCAGCCTGTTTGCAGCTTTGGGTGAGCTGGCCGCCTTTCCGCTTTTGATCCGGCTGGTGCTGATTGCTGTGATCGTCGGCATGAACGGGCTTTACAATATCCTTCTTGGTCTCTTGGTCGTGAACAATCTGGGTGGCACCGAATCCGATGTGGGCTGGTTTGCAGGCGGGGTCGCCCTGACAGAAGTCCCCGTGATGTTGATGAGCGCCCTGCTGATCCGTCGTCTGACCCGGCGCGGCGCGATCTTTTTGGGGGCCATGGTCTATGTCGCCTTCCTGATCGCCCTTGCGATGATCCCATCCATGGCCATTGCCTGGTGGCTGATCATTCCTGCCGGGATCGGGGCGGGCATTCTGCTGTCGATCACTGTTGGCTATATTCAGGATCTTGTCGCCCATCGCGCCGGGGCGGGCAGTGCGCTTGTCTCAGTTTCGCATTTTGGTGGCATGATTTTTGCCTCGGTCATTTTGGCGGCTGGATCCGTTGTGACGGACTATGTTGGCATTGCCTTGATCGGTGCTGCGATTGGTTTTGTCGCCGGGCTGTCCTTGTTTGTGATCGACCGGCCAAAGGCAGATATACAGGCTGATACCGCGATCTAG
- a CDS encoding TetR/AcrR family transcriptional regulator, with translation MPDGTIEPKKGRKYDQVLEGARVVFMADGFEGASVDDIARAANVSKATLYSYFPDKRFLFMQVAKTECQRQADLAIASIDVEAPIRQVLHDIASEMVEFITSKFGKQIFRICVGESDRFPELGREFYHSGPILVRTKLIDFFEEGVARGDLKIDDFELAADQFHELAKATLFPKMVCNIVDEFSAEEKERVINGAVDVFLAYYGT, from the coding sequence ATGCCCGACGGCACAATCGAACCCAAGAAGGGTCGGAAATATGATCAGGTGCTCGAAGGGGCGCGCGTGGTTTTTATGGCCGATGGGTTCGAAGGGGCATCCGTGGATGATATCGCCCGTGCGGCGAATGTCTCCAAAGCAACGCTCTACAGCTACTTCCCCGACAAGCGATTCTTGTTCATGCAAGTGGCAAAAACTGAATGTCAGCGTCAAGCAGATCTGGCCATCGCAAGTATCGATGTAGAAGCGCCGATCCGTCAGGTGCTGCATGATATTGCCAGCGAGATGGTTGAGTTCATTACCTCGAAATTCGGAAAGCAGATCTTTCGGATTTGTGTTGGCGAAAGTGACCGTTTCCCTGAATTGGGCCGCGAGTTCTACCATAGTGGGCCGATTCTGGTCCGGACCAAGCTGATCGACTTCTTCGAAGAAGGCGTGGCGCGTGGTGATCTGAAAATCGACGATTTTGAGCTGGCTGCCGATCAATTCCACGAATTGGCCAAGGCGACCCTTTTTCCAAAGATGGTCTGCAATATCGTGGATGAGTTTTCGGCCGAAGAGAAAGAGCGCGTGATCAACGGCGCGGTCGATGTGTTCCTGGCCTATTACGGGACCTGA
- a CDS encoding GNAT family N-acetyltransferase, with protein sequence MKITVGIPDKNRGEVAALYWEAFGEKLGFVLGPKYRALIFITSVLRADHGICAHDENGRLLGVAGFKTSHGALVGGAFTDLRRVYGWVGAGIRILLLGALERDTDNDRFVMDGIFVAPEARGRGVGTALLEAVYQEARGRGFHQVRLDVIDTNPRAKALYLHEGFEEVGTHHLGLLRHAFGFSAATTMVRDVM encoded by the coding sequence ATGAAGATTACAGTTGGCATTCCGGACAAGAACAGGGGCGAAGTGGCTGCGCTCTATTGGGAGGCATTTGGCGAAAAACTGGGTTTTGTGCTCGGGCCAAAATACCGGGCACTGATTTTCATCACGTCTGTTCTGCGGGCTGATCATGGGATTTGTGCGCATGATGAAAATGGTCGGCTTTTGGGCGTGGCTGGTTTCAAAACCTCGCATGGGGCGCTTGTGGGCGGGGCTTTCACCGATTTGCGCAGGGTTTACGGTTGGGTCGGGGCCGGTATTCGCATTCTGTTGCTTGGCGCGCTCGAGCGGGACACCGACAATGACCGTTTTGTCATGGACGGGATCTTCGTCGCACCCGAGGCACGCGGGCGGGGGGTAGGCACCGCCCTGCTGGAGGCCGTGTATCAAGAGGCGCGGGGGCGCGGATTTCACCAGGTGCGGCTTGACGTGATCGACACTAATCCGCGGGCGAAAGCGCTTTATCTTCACGAAGGTTTTGAAGAGGTGGGAACCCACCATCTGGGGCTATTGCGCCATGCCTTTGGGTTCAGTGCGGCGACCACAATGGTCCGGGACGTGATGTAG
- a CDS encoding I78 family peptidase inhibitor, whose amino-acid sequence MRSFGYLALGFVLVMGCTPAAPVLPDAGEDSCGATNYAALVGQDATALEKTLILGMVRVIRPGDIVTMDFRSARINFAIGADETITRIYCG is encoded by the coding sequence ATGCGTAGCTTTGGATATTTGGCGCTGGGCTTTGTGCTTGTCATGGGCTGCACGCCTGCCGCGCCGGTACTGCCGGATGCTGGCGAAGACAGCTGTGGCGCCACCAATTATGCTGCATTGGTCGGTCAGGATGCGACGGCATTGGAAAAAACCCTGATCCTCGGCATGGTTCGGGTCATTCGGCCTGGGGATATCGTCACGATGGATTTCCGATCCGCGCGGATCAACTTCGCGATCGGTGCGGATGAAACGATCACCCGGATTTACTGCGGATAA
- the flgK gene encoding flagellar hook-associated protein FlgK yields MSISSALNNAMSGLTANARMTEVTSNNLSNVLTDGYAQRSVDLSPALLGGVNIDGINRFVDAGLLADRRLSDAALQGQDRSTSMLIRLEQSLGDAEDLASIGSRLAAFENALISASSDPASETRLNAVVSRLGDLTTTLQANTRTVQELRQEADAAIARDIEVLNTSLQQVEDMNADILRLKSTGNDPSSLIDARQQVVDQIAGIVPIRELPRDNGTIALMTTTGTTLVDGRRVEFEFTRTPTITADMTLASGALGAIMVDGEALDLATGIGRLDGGSLGAAFALRDGTLVDVQAGLDEIAVDLVARFEDPANDPTLTAGDLGLLTDEGGTLDLADTVGLAGRIGINAAVDPDVGGDVTLLRDGLNAVAAGPVGDSTQLNRWIEALDVSRNDLPGSALQSAAGRTASFTSQLGATRLAAEEQLSFTSARWDTLREAELANGVDTDLELQMLLRVEQAYAANARVIQTVDSMMQRLMEI; encoded by the coding sequence ATGAGTATTTCAAGCGCCCTCAATAATGCGATGTCTGGCTTGACTGCCAATGCGCGTATGACAGAAGTGACATCGAACAATCTGTCAAATGTCCTGACGGATGGTTACGCCCAAAGGTCAGTTGATTTATCACCCGCGCTTTTGGGGGGCGTGAATATTGATGGCATCAACAGATTTGTTGATGCGGGTCTTTTGGCTGATCGGCGCCTGTCGGATGCCGCCTTGCAAGGTCAAGACCGAAGCACAAGTATGCTCATCCGGCTAGAACAATCCCTTGGTGATGCAGAAGATCTGGCTAGTATCGGATCCCGCCTTGCAGCGTTTGAAAATGCGCTGATCAGCGCAAGCAGTGATCCAGCTTCTGAAACGCGGCTGAACGCTGTCGTTTCACGGCTCGGTGACCTGACGACGACACTTCAGGCGAACACAAGGACAGTTCAGGAGTTGCGGCAAGAAGCAGATGCCGCAATCGCACGTGACATCGAGGTCCTGAACACATCCTTGCAGCAGGTCGAGGACATGAATGCAGATATCCTGCGCCTCAAATCAACAGGGAACGACCCATCGTCGCTCATTGATGCGCGTCAACAGGTTGTCGACCAGATTGCAGGTATTGTCCCAATCCGTGAATTGCCCCGTGATAACGGGACAATCGCGTTGATGACAACAACCGGTACAACTTTGGTCGATGGCAGACGCGTTGAATTCGAATTTACGCGCACACCGACGATCACTGCGGACATGACCCTTGCGTCGGGTGCGTTGGGCGCAATCATGGTCGATGGTGAAGCGCTGGATTTGGCCACAGGCATAGGGCGACTTGATGGCGGATCGCTTGGCGCTGCGTTCGCGTTGCGCGACGGAACTCTCGTCGATGTTCAGGCCGGGCTTGATGAAATTGCCGTCGATCTGGTCGCGCGTTTCGAAGATCCCGCCAACGATCCGACACTGACAGCAGGTGATTTGGGCTTGCTCACAGACGAAGGTGGTACACTCGATCTGGCCGATACAGTTGGGCTGGCTGGGCGGATCGGCATTAATGCCGCGGTGGATCCGGATGTCGGTGGGGACGTCACGTTACTGCGCGATGGATTAAATGCGGTTGCTGCCGGACCGGTCGGGGACAGTACCCAACTGAATCGCTGGATCGAGGCACTTGATGTCTCGCGCAATGATCTGCCGGGCAGCGCCTTGCAAAGTGCCGCAGGGCGAACCGCATCCTTTACTTCGCAATTGGGCGCAACCCGTTTGGCGGCTGAGGAACAGCTCAGCTTCACATCAGCCCGTTGGGACACATTACGCGAGGCCGAGCTTGCCAATGGTGTCGACACGGACCTTGAACTGCAGATGTTACTGCGCGTCGAACAGGCCTACGCGGCCAACGCACGCGTCATCCAGACCGTCGATTCAATGATGCAACGCCTCATGGAGATTTAG
- a CDS encoding flagellar motor protein MotB — translation MGAGSNAPIIIKRKKVIAGGGHHGGAWKVAYADFVTAMMAFFMLMWLLNATTEQQRKGIADYFSPTIPLVRVSGGGSGSFGGDNIFTQEQLAQSGRGINQPTIGDEPVTAEQAAADAAAAAQVAALRDIEETLMGIGGESMLSEQALRHIVTRLTDEGLVIDIFDLPDATLFPPNSAEPNPVTVEVARILASLFQSVSNDVAITGHLRAQSVVRIDNPIWTLSTERASQMRQLIVDGGLSPMRIARQTGAGDRNPAVRDPTAPRNNRLEVILLRSDI, via the coding sequence ATGGGCGCAGGATCAAACGCTCCGATAATTATTAAACGCAAGAAGGTGATTGCCGGTGGCGGTCATCATGGCGGCGCGTGGAAAGTGGCCTATGCGGATTTCGTGACCGCCATGATGGCATTCTTCATGCTGATGTGGTTGCTTAACGCCACCACTGAACAGCAGCGCAAGGGTATTGCTGACTACTTTTCCCCCACTATCCCTCTCGTACGGGTGTCAGGCGGTGGTTCAGGCTCATTCGGGGGCGACAATATCTTTACCCAGGAACAGCTTGCGCAAAGCGGGCGCGGCATCAATCAGCCTACCATCGGCGATGAGCCTGTGACCGCAGAACAGGCCGCCGCAGATGCTGCTGCCGCCGCCCAGGTCGCGGCTTTGCGCGATATTGAAGAAACGCTGATGGGGATTGGCGGGGAATCCATGCTGTCTGAACAGGCGCTTCGCCATATTGTCACCCGCCTGACGGATGAGGGGTTGGTCATCGATATTTTTGACCTTCCCGATGCAACACTTTTTCCACCTAACTCGGCCGAGCCAAACCCCGTTACCGTCGAAGTCGCGCGCATACTGGCCAGCCTGTTTCAAAGTGTCAGTAATGACGTTGCCATTACCGGTCATCTACGTGCCCAATCCGTCGTACGGATCGATAACCCGATTTGGACCTTGTCAACCGAACGCGCATCGCAAATGCGTCAATTGATTGTTGATGGCGGGCTCAGCCCCATGCGTATCGCCCGTCAAACCGGTGCTGGTGATCGCAACCCGGCTGTACGCGATCCAACTGCGCCACGCAATAACCGGCTGGAAGTGATCCTGCTCCGTTCAGATATCTGA
- a CDS encoding flagellin, whose amino-acid sequence MPVLSVGDMAQQFISMRNSSTIKTELADLAESMSSGRVTDVTRTLNGDTVRLSGLVYSLSQLDGYQQAVTETTQILAGMQAVLGQVDTMRADTAEQLLLVSDESTLSQVNEAARAARDRFGEMVTVLNTQIADRALMSGTSVDSQSLANPEDMLADMQTAIGGATDFATIEAAIDTWFDDPAGGFATMGYQGDTGAIAQRRVSDTNTVRLDARADDPAIKETLKGAAMAAMANDLTGLDQATKATLLKEAGAALFTASSELIGVRTRIGAAEAEVAQTETEMNAQRTSFEIARSNLVAADPFDTASRLQSVQLQLETHYSVTARLSQLSLLRYI is encoded by the coding sequence ATGCCAGTGCTATCAGTGGGCGACATGGCCCAGCAATTCATCTCTATGCGTAACAGCAGTACGATCAAAACTGAACTTGCTGACCTAGCGGAAAGCATGTCTTCGGGACGGGTGACAGATGTAACACGCACCCTGAATGGAGATACGGTTCGGCTGTCTGGTCTGGTTTATTCACTGTCTCAATTGGACGGCTATCAACAAGCAGTCACGGAAACCACGCAGATATTGGCGGGTATGCAGGCCGTTCTGGGGCAAGTTGATACGATGCGCGCAGATACGGCCGAGCAACTACTGTTGGTCAGCGACGAGAGTACTCTATCTCAGGTTAACGAGGCCGCGCGCGCTGCGCGCGATAGGTTCGGCGAAATGGTGACGGTGCTCAATACCCAAATTGCAGATCGGGCACTGATGAGCGGCACCAGCGTGGACAGCCAATCACTCGCGAATCCAGAAGACATGTTAGCGGATATGCAAACCGCTATTGGTGGCGCAACAGATTTCGCGACAATTGAGGCTGCCATCGACACCTGGTTCGACGACCCTGCCGGAGGGTTTGCGACAATGGGTTATCAGGGGGACACCGGCGCGATTGCACAGCGACGTGTCTCAGACACAAATACGGTCAGACTTGATGCACGCGCTGATGATCCCGCGATCAAGGAGACGCTGAAAGGCGCTGCAATGGCCGCAATGGCAAACGATCTAACGGGCCTCGACCAAGCAACAAAAGCAACCCTGTTAAAAGAGGCAGGCGCGGCTTTGTTCACAGCTTCAAGTGAATTGATCGGTGTCAGAACCCGTATCGGCGCAGCGGAAGCAGAAGTTGCGCAAACTGAAACTGAAATGAACGCGCAACGGACATCATTCGAAATCGCGCGTAGCAACCTAGTCGCAGCAGACCCGTTTGATACGGCTTCACGACTGCAAAGCGTCCAATTGCAACTGGAAACCCATTACAGCGTGACGGCCCGATTGTCTCAGCTCAGCTTGTTGAGGTACATTTGA
- the hemP gene encoding hemin uptake protein HemP, which translates to MTIHSVPLNRPSLAPTLPTYDAKDLTGAIGQAHIVLGDQTYVLRITKSGKLILTK; encoded by the coding sequence ATGACGATCCATTCAGTTCCCTTGAACAGACCGTCGCTCGCACCGACGCTACCAACCTACGATGCCAAAGATCTGACAGGTGCAATCGGTCAGGCGCATATCGTTCTGGGTGATCAGACCTACGTCCTGCGGATCACAAAGTCTGGCAAACTTATCCTGACAAAATGA
- a CDS encoding DUF2794 domain-containing protein — MTLHTPPPTQPPQQVAFHRTELNVILGLYGRMVAAGEWRDYGLSHLRDAAVFSVFRRTAEHPLYRIEKRPKLRLRQGQYAVIGMDGQILKRGNDLRQVLRVLERKLIRAVE, encoded by the coding sequence ATGACGTTACATACCCCTCCCCCGACACAACCCCCGCAGCAAGTCGCTTTTCATCGGACAGAGTTGAATGTGATTCTCGGGCTTTATGGGCGCATGGTGGCTGCGGGCGAATGGCGGGACTATGGTCTGTCGCATCTGCGCGACGCAGCAGTCTTCAGCGTGTTTCGTCGCACGGCCGAACACCCGCTCTACCGGATTGAGAAACGCCCCAAGTTGCGTTTGCGCCAAGGCCAATACGCCGTGATCGGGATGGATGGGCAGATTCTGAAACGCGGAAACGACTTACGGCAGGTTTTGCGGGTGCTTGAACGCAAACTGATCCGCGCTGTCGAATAA